Proteins found in one Panicum hallii strain FIL2 chromosome 4, PHallii_v3.1, whole genome shotgun sequence genomic segment:
- the LOC112890727 gene encoding squamosa promoter-binding-like protein 10, producing MMSGGRLNVATSAPGDDFPFAPMQQQQQPPPPPPPYVGFEHGVVGGGGQRGGGGMQHHLYDGLDFAAVLQFQEAAPHHQLLTLPSSLAPMAPPPLPMPLQMPMPMPGMPGDVYPALGMVKREGVGADGAASAAGGRIGLNLGRRTYFSPGDMLAVDRLLMRSRLGGVFGLGFGGAHHQPPRCQAEGCKADLSGAKHYHRRHKVCEYHAKASVVAAGGKQQRFCQQCSRFHVLTEFDEAKRSCRKRLAEHNRRRRKPAASTASSKDAASPPAKKPSGGSMTGSYTTDSKNLSTAKSTMSSNTGSVISCLDQGNKQLARPTLTLGASPDKDHQHQQLSTMLQVQAAAGGHHHHHHHHQEQHFITSLQVHNHNNGGGGGGNNILSCSSVCSSALPSANGEVSDQNTTTTNNGGGNMHNLFEVDFM from the exons atgatgagtgGTGGTAGGCTGAACGTGGCGACGTCCGCGCCGGGCGACGACTTCCCGTTCGCGccgatgcagcagcagcagcagccgcctccgccgccgccgccctacgtCGGGTTCGAGCACGGCGtggtgggaggcggcggccagcgcggcggcggcgggatgcAGCACCACCTCTACGACGGCCTCGACTTCGCCGCGGTGCTGCAGTTCCAGGAGGCGGCGCCCCACCACCAGCTGCTCACGCTGCCGTCCAGCCTCGCGCccatggcgccgccgccgctgccgatgccgctgCAGATGCCCATGCCGATGCCCGGGATGCCCGGCGACGTGTACCCGGCGCTCGGCATGGTGAAGCGCGAGGGCGTCGGCGCGGACGGCGCCGCCTCGGCGGCTGGCGGGAGGATCGGGCTCAACCTCGGCCGTCGCACCTACTTCTCGCCGGGCGACATGCTGGCCGTGGACCGGCTTCTGATGCGGTCCCGCCTCGGCGGCGTGTTCGGGCTCGGCTTCGGCGGCGCGCACCACCAGCCCCCGCGCTGCCAGGCCGAGGGCTGCAAGGCCGACCTCTCTGGCGCCAAGCactaccaccgccgccacaaGGTCTGCGAGTACCACGCCAAGGCCtccgtcgtcgccgccggcggcaAGCAGCAGCGCTTCTGCCAGCAATGCAGCAG GTTTCACGTGCTGACGGAGTTCGACGAGGCCAAGAGGAGCTGCCGGAAGCGGCTGGCCGAGcacaaccgccgccgccggaagcCGGCCGCCTCCACCGCGTCGTCCAAGGACGCCGCGTCGCCGCCCGCCAAGAAGCCCAGCGGCGGCTCCATGACGGGCTCCTACACCACTGACAGCAAGA ACCTGAGCACGGCCAAGTCGACCATGTCATCGAACACGGGCAGCGTGATCAGCTGCCTGGACCAGGGCAACAAGCAGCTGGCGAGGCCGACGCTGACCCTGGGCGCGTCGCCGGACAAGGACCACCAGCACCAGCAGCTCAGCACCATGCTCCAGGTCCAGGCGGCCGCgggcggccaccaccaccaccaccaccaccaccaggagCAGCACTTCATCACTTCCCTGCAGGTTCACAACCACaacaatggcggcggcggcggcggcaacaaCATCCTGTCGTGCTCGTCGGTGTGCTCCAGCGCTCTGCCGTCGGCCAACGGCGAGGTCTCCGACCagaacaccaccaccaccaacaacGGCGGCGGCAACATGCACAATCTGTTCGAGGTGGACTTCATGTAG